From Drosophila nasuta strain 15112-1781.00 chromosome X, ASM2355853v1, whole genome shotgun sequence, one genomic window encodes:
- the LOC132795751 gene encoding probable tRNA N6-adenosine threonylcarbamoyltransferase, mitochondrial, whose product MYAKANQVLRNARFSSRRAVSYVLGIETSCDDTGIAIVDTAGKVHANVLESQQEFHTRYGGIIPPRAQDLHRARIADAFERCLAESQLQPEQLAAIAVTTCPGLPLSLVVGLRYARHLARRHQKPLLAVHHMEAHALQARMEHIEDLQYPYLCLLISGGHSQLAMVYAPGRLTLLGETLDDAPGEAFDKIARRLRLYVLPQYRLWNGGRAVEHAAQFARNPDAYEFPLPLARQRNCNFSFAGIKNNAFRAIRNQERNERTPVDGIISNYSDFCAGLLRAVSRHLMHRTQRALEFCLQPEMNLFGQAPPTLVVSGGVANNDVIFANLEHLAKQYNCRCFRPSKRYCSDNGVMIAWHGIEQLQHGIKPVSSHDVDNIQVEGSAGFHESAMERLQEAAIKCRWVQPL is encoded by the exons atgtaTGCGAAGGCAAATCAAGTGCTTCGAAATGCGCGTTTCTCAAGTCGACGCGCCGTGAGCTATGTGCTGGGCATCGAGACATCTTGCGATGACACAGGGATTGCCATAGTCGACACGGCAGGAAAGGTCCACGCCAATGTCTTGGAATCCCAACAAGAGTTTCACACGCG cTATGGCGGCATTATACCACCACGGGCACAGGATCTGCATCGGGCACGCATCGCTGACGCATTTGAACGCTGCCTGGCGGAGTCGCAGTTGCAGCCTGAACAACTGGCGGCCATTGCGGTGACCACATGTCCCGGGCTGCCGCTCAGCTTGGTGGTGGGATTGCGTTACGCTCGCCATTTGGCACGTCGCCATCAGAAGCCGCTGCTGGCCGTGCATCACATGGAGGCGCATGCACTGCAAGCACGCATGGAGCACATTGAAGATCTCCAGTATCCGTATCTCTGTCTGCTCATCAGTGGCGGCCACAGTCAGCTGGCGATGGTCTATGCACCCGGACGATTGACCCTGCTAGGTGAGACGCTGGACGATGCACCCGGCGAGGCATTCGACAAGATTGCGCGACGTCTGCGACTCTATGTGCTGCCCCAGTATCGTCTGTGGAACGGTGGACGAGCCGTGGAGCATGCCGCACAATTTGCCCGCAATCCCGATGCTTACGAGTTTCCGCTTCCCCTGGCGCGGCAACGCAACTGCAATTTTAGCTTTGCGGGCATCAAGAACAATGCGTTTCGTGCCATCCGCAACCAGGAGCGAAATGAACGCACACCAGTCGATGGCATAATAAGTAACTATAGCGATTTCTGTGCGGGATTACTGCGCGCCGTCTCCCGGCATCTGATGCATCGCACACAACGGGCTTTGGAGTTCTGCCTGCAACCAGAGATGAATCTATTCGGCCAGGCGCCACCTACGCTCGTCGTCTCCGGCGGAGTGGCCAACAACGATGTGATCTTTGCGAATCTGGAGCATCTGGCCAAGCAGTACAATTGTCGCTGCTTCAGGCCATCGAAACGGTACTGCTCCGACAATGGCGTCATGATTGCCTGGCATGGCAtcgagcagctgcaacatgGCATTAAACCCGTCTCCAGCCACGATGTGGACAATATTCAGGTGGAGGGCAGCGCGGGATTTCACGAATCCGCAATGGAAAGGCTCCAGGAGGCAGCTATCAAGTGCAGATGGGTGCAGCCGCTGTGA
- the LOC132795752 gene encoding cdc42 homolog, whose protein sequence is MQTIKCVVVGDGAVGKTCLLISYTTNKFPSEYVPTVFDNYAVTVMIGGEPYTLGLFDTAGQEDYDRLRPLSYPQTDVFLVCFSVVSPSSFENVKEKWVPEITHHCQKTPFLLVGTQIDLRDETSTLEKLAKNKQKPITSEQGEKLAKELKAVKYVECSALTQKGLKNVFDEAILAALEPPEPTKRRRCKFL, encoded by the exons ATGCAAACCATCAAGTGTGTGGTCGTTGGGGATGGCGCTGTGGGCAAGACCTGCCTCCTAATCTCATACACAACCAACAAATTTCCATCGGAATATGTGCCAACTGTATTCGACAATTATGCGGTTACCGTGATGATTGGCGGCGAGCCATATACGCTCGGATTGTTTGATACGGCCGGACAGGAGGATTACGATCGTCTGCGTCCGCTGTCATATCCGCAAACGGATGTATTTCTCGTCTGCTTCTCGGTTGTCAGTCCCAGTTCGTTCGAGAACGTTAAGGAGAAG TGGGTGCCTGAGATAACGCACCATTGTCAGAAGACGCCGTTCCTGCTGGTTGGCACACAAATCGATTTGCGCGACGAGACGAGCACATTGGAAAAGCTGGCGAAGAACAAGCAGAAGCCAATCACATCGGAGCAGGGCGAGAAACTGGCCAAGGAGCTGAAGGCCGTCAAATATGTGGAATGCTCGGCTCTCACACAGAAGGGCCTGAAAAATGTGTTCGATGAGGCCATACTCGCTGCTTTGGAGCCACCAGAGCCAACCAAGAGGAGGAGATGCAAATTCCTCTAA